The ANME-2 cluster archaeon genome includes a region encoding these proteins:
- a CDS encoding 2-oxoacid:acceptor oxidoreductase family protein — MYKIRIHGRGGQGAKKAAKMVGMAAFNRGKQVQDFALYGAERRGAPVMSFVRIDDTPILERGNIDDPDVVLVLDRTLVDLINVADGLTENGMLIVNSGHEIAIDTLATVKHVDATSIALETIGKPIFNTTMLGALAKLTGIISIDALNWAIEEELAHYPKELVQANKDAVRKCYEVAQ, encoded by the coding sequence ATGTATAAAATTCGCATACACGGCCGGGGAGGCCAGGGAGCAAAAAAGGCTGCCAAAATGGTGGGAATGGCTGCTTTTAATAGGGGAAAGCAGGTCCAGGATTTTGCTCTGTACGGTGCAGAACGACGAGGAGCACCGGTAATGAGTTTTGTCAGGATAGATGATACTCCTATACTGGAGCGAGGAAATATTGATGACCCGGATGTAGTGCTGGTACTTGACAGGACACTGGTGGACCTGATCAATGTGGCGGACGGGTTGACAGAGAACGGGATGCTGATTGTGAACTCGGGACATGAAATCGCAATTGACACACTTGCGACGGTAAAGCACGTGGATGCCACAAGCATTGCCCTTGAAACCATAGGAAAACCGATATTCAATACCACCATGCTTGGTGCACTTGCAAAGTTGACCGGGATCATTTCAATTGATGCCCTGAACTGGGCCATTGAAGAAGAGCTTGCCCATTATCCGAAAGAGTTGGTCCAGGCAAATAAGGATGCGGTCCGAAAATGCTACGAGGTGGCACAATGA
- the porA gene encoding pyruvate ferredoxin oxidoreductase: protein MKQTLVTGNEAAAWGARLVQPNYIPTFPITPQTECIETLAQWISDGEMSGTYFDRMESEHSVMSAAVGAAAVGARVFTATSSQGLLLMHEVLYIASGMRLPIVMATISRGLSSPVTLWSDHNDFLDQRDSGWLMLHAENNQEVLDMVLQAYRIAEDPRVLLPIMVNMDGYVLSFTDEPITIPTAGMVKEFLPEYTPKHTIAKDRPITVGPPVLDEYTLFRAQNHVAARNALEVMEEVMVDFDRIFGRRYHLVDEFMLEDAELVLVTQGSMSTTAKAAIMEMREEEDIKVGLLRLRVIRPWPASAIAAALKNAKAVAVIDRNVAPGKGGIMLPEIVETLYHLDRRPLVSSFIVGLGGNSQTEHKVKEITRKLIVDLETGRPRVEWNDMNNNDNEGL, encoded by the coding sequence ATGAAACAAACACTTGTTACCGGTAACGAAGCTGCAGCATGGGGTGCAAGGCTGGTCCAGCCCAATTATATCCCTACATTCCCTATTACGCCCCAGACCGAGTGTATCGAAACCCTGGCCCAGTGGATATCGGACGGGGAGATGTCTGGTACATATTTTGACAGGATGGAATCCGAGCATTCGGTCATGAGCGCTGCGGTGGGTGCGGCTGCAGTGGGTGCGCGGGTATTCACCGCGACCTCGTCCCAGGGGCTGCTGTTAATGCACGAAGTATTGTACATTGCCTCCGGGATGCGCCTGCCCATAGTGATGGCAACCATTTCCCGGGGATTGTCCTCTCCTGTGACCCTGTGGTCGGACCATAACGATTTCCTGGACCAGAGAGATAGCGGATGGCTCATGCTTCATGCCGAGAACAACCAGGAAGTGCTGGATATGGTACTTCAGGCGTACCGCATTGCTGAAGACCCGCGGGTACTTCTGCCAATAATGGTAAATATGGATGGGTATGTGCTTTCATTCACCGACGAACCTATCACCATCCCTACTGCCGGAATGGTGAAGGAATTTTTGCCAGAATATACTCCAAAACATACCATTGCAAAGGACAGGCCAATTACTGTGGGTCCACCGGTGCTTGATGAATATACCCTTTTCCGGGCACAAAACCATGTAGCAGCCCGCAATGCCCTTGAAGTAATGGAAGAGGTCATGGTCGATTTTGACCGGATATTTGGCAGGAGGTACCACCTGGTGGACGAGTTCATGCTCGAGGATGCCGAACTGGTACTTGTGACCCAGGGTTCAATGAGCACCACGGCAAAGGCTGCCATCATGGAAATGCGGGAAGAAGAAGACATTAAAGTAGGACTGCTCAGGCTCAGGGTTATCAGGCCATGGCCTGCCAGTGCCATTGCTGCGGCATTGAAAAATGCAAAAGCTGTGGCAGTGATAGACCGTAACGTAGCGCCAGGAAAAGGCGGTATCATGTTACCCGAAATAGTTGAAACGCTGTACCATCTGGACAGGAGGCCCCTGGTATCCAGTTTTATTGTGGGGCTGGGGGGCAATTCCCAGACAGAACATAAGGTCAAGGAGATCACCCGAAAACTCATAGTTGACCTTGAAACCGGGCGGCCCAGAGTGGAATGGAACGATATGAACAATAACGATAATGAGGGATTGTAA
- a CDS encoding ArsR family transcriptional regulator, protein MNSNYNRTIIFSTEDGMVAVDSPVKLKILQFIGNQSRSFEEIVSDCLKAKSTISVHLKDLIEQNLIQEHKDDNDKRKKTFSLNSQFIAYSQTPIQKTYDLILDRLIKSVDDELEFFKALCHTIRYGLESYGVNPGPVMKMIGYDIGKQLSILFVSNSLDDLLSEVAIFWKLHGLGIVGVSGHDSLTITVHECYDCSDMPDVGRTLCALDEGLLEGIFVACINMTTRVKEIECFGTGYDHCKFIVEIID, encoded by the coding sequence ATGAATTCAAATTACAATCGAACGATTATTTTTTCCACTGAAGATGGGATGGTGGCAGTGGACAGTCCGGTCAAACTCAAGATACTTCAATTTATTGGCAACCAGTCTCGTTCATTTGAAGAAATTGTATCTGATTGCCTGAAGGCAAAATCCACGATTTCTGTGCACCTGAAAGACCTGATCGAACAGAACCTTATCCAGGAACACAAGGATGACAACGATAAAAGGAAAAAGACATTTTCCCTGAACTCCCAGTTCATCGCTTATTCCCAGACACCCATTCAAAAAACCTATGACCTGATCCTGGACAGGTTGATAAAATCTGTTGATGACGAACTGGAATTTTTTAAAGCCCTGTGTCATACCATCAGGTACGGACTGGAATCATACGGCGTGAATCCAGGACCAGTCATGAAAATGATAGGATATGATATCGGGAAACAACTATCAATACTGTTCGTCAGTAACTCCCTGGACGACTTGTTGTCAGAAGTGGCTATTTTCTGGAAATTACATGGTCTTGGCATTGTTGGAGTCTCAGGACATGACTCGTTGACTATTACCGTGCATGAATGCTATGACTGCTCTGACATGCCTGATGTAGGTCGAACCCTCTGTGCACTGGATGAAGGGTTGCTGGAAGGTATTTTTGTTGCCTGCATAAACATGACCACCAGGGTAAAAGAGATAGAATGTTTCGGAACCGGTTATGACCACTGCAAATTTATTGTAGAGATCATTGACTGA
- a CDS encoding divalent-cation tolerance protein CutA, which yields MFSIVYVTTGSMEEARTIAKTLVEMKLAACVNLLPIVSIYRWDGIQEENEVAMVIKTTYEQIGNIEKTVKEMHSYTVPCIISFSIDGGSTEYLDWIDDNVMPAGLFMKE from the coding sequence ATGTTCTCGATAGTATATGTTACCACGGGTAGCATGGAAGAAGCACGAACGATTGCAAAGACACTTGTCGAGATGAAACTTGCCGCGTGTGTCAATCTCTTGCCTATAGTGTCAATATACAGGTGGGACGGTATCCAGGAAGAAAATGAGGTAGCAATGGTCATTAAGACTACCTATGAGCAGATCGGGAACATTGAAAAGACCGTAAAGGAGATGCACAGTTATACCGTACCCTGCATAATCTCATTTAGCATCGATGGGGGTTCAACCGAATACCTGGACTGGATTGATGATAATGTAATGCCTGCGGGTCTTTTTATGAAAGAATGA
- a CDS encoding photosystem II reaction center protein Ycf12, giving the protein MIVTAGPYVIVILSFIVQT; this is encoded by the coding sequence ATGATAGTTACAGCAGGGCCATATGTTATCGTTATTCTTTCCTTCATTGTTCAAACATAG
- a CDS encoding RAD55 family ATPase: protein MNFAFENPEKSLMTTGVLGLDLQMGGGIPPGTTLLLIAESGAGAEIFTKQFMYGGLLKDENAFYFSSDHSISEIRGDMKQFEWDIEKYEKRGNAEFIDVYTPRFISILPAELQSKMSPKEFLKQRTDPISQLKNTITQNHGPKYRGILDSISYFLRTYDINSVIEVIELMSSIGKLTGGIHLVLVGQGLHDEITINTLKYMADGVIEFYVKERGSQIERGLVIRKMRGLIVPNRFISFEITSKGLELETTTRVL from the coding sequence ATGAATTTTGCATTCGAAAACCCTGAAAAATCACTGATGACAACCGGAGTGTTAGGCTTGGACCTGCAAATGGGAGGTGGTATCCCACCCGGTACTACACTTCTTCTTATTGCCGAATCCGGAGCCGGTGCTGAGATATTCACAAAACAGTTCATGTACGGGGGGCTTTTAAAGGATGAGAATGCCTTTTATTTTTCCTCTGACCACTCTATTTCCGAGATAAGGGGGGATATGAAACAATTCGAATGGGATATTGAAAAATATGAAAAAAGAGGAAATGCTGAATTCATCGATGTCTATACCCCGAGGTTTATCAGTATTCTCCCTGCAGAATTGCAAAGTAAAATGTCTCCCAAAGAGTTCCTGAAGCAGAGGACCGATCCCATCAGCCAGTTAAAGAACACCATTACCCAGAACCACGGTCCAAAGTACAGGGGTATCCTTGATTCCATATCATATTTCCTCAGGACCTATGACATTAATTCAGTTATTGAGGTTATTGAACTTATGTCATCTATCGGTAAACTTACCGGCGGTATTCATCTCGTGCTGGTGGGGCAAGGTTTGCATGATGAAATTACAATAAATACGCTGAAATACATGGCAGATGGTGTAATCGAGTTCTATGTAAAAGAGCGAGGTTCCCAGATAGAGCGGGGGCTGGTCATAAGGAAAATGCGGGGACTTATTGTGCCGAACCGGTTCATCAGTTTCGAAATCACATCCAAAGGACTTGAACTTGAGACCACCACACGGGTACTTTGA
- a CDS encoding AAA family ATPase, with product MLTTEDYLRILEGCNVKGQDESILRALRYIELGYPIMFYGPPGNGKTTIGEHILTMMGGGEDSFLKVEASEGMTEYHMIGGFHPLAMSGNAELAEKFTYKEGAVTRALKSGRNLLIDEFTRAPSSAYSGLFMLLSTGSLPLEFQEKVLKKSNDWIIVATANFGDEGTFKLSAALKRRFMPIYVGYASRATEKNVIKKITPLLPEVILEAILEFAEQTREAWKKDRSLPQGLSTDGVIKMSRYCDLSIKQGSDVKHTFTDAALHQGIIIADETDQYSIKLVQEIALGIGNKL from the coding sequence ATGTTAACTACGGAAGATTATCTACGGATTCTTGAAGGTTGTAATGTTAAAGGACAGGATGAATCCATCCTGAGAGCACTCAGGTATATCGAACTGGGATATCCTATCATGTTCTATGGCCCTCCGGGAAATGGTAAAACCACGATAGGCGAACACATACTTACGATGATGGGAGGCGGGGAAGATAGTTTTCTCAAGGTCGAAGCATCTGAAGGAATGACCGAATATCACATGATAGGAGGATTCCATCCACTGGCAATGTCAGGAAATGCCGAACTTGCTGAAAAATTTACCTACAAAGAAGGAGCCGTGACCAGAGCATTAAAGTCAGGGCGCAATCTCCTGATCGATGAGTTCACCAGGGCACCCAGTTCAGCATACTCCGGTCTGTTCATGTTGCTGTCAACCGGTTCCCTGCCTCTGGAATTCCAGGAAAAGGTCCTGAAAAAATCCAATGACTGGATCATTGTTGCAACGGCAAATTTCGGGGATGAAGGTACATTCAAACTCAGTGCTGCCCTCAAGAGACGTTTCATGCCTATCTATGTAGGATATGCCAGTCGTGCCACAGAAAAGAACGTCATAAAGAAAATCACCCCATTACTTCCTGAAGTGATACTCGAAGCAATACTGGAATTTGCAGAGCAGACCAGGGAAGCATGGAAAAAAGATCGCAGCCTTCCGCAGGGACTTTCCACTGATGGTGTAATAAAGATGTCCAGGTATTGTGATCTATCAATTAAACAGGGGTCTGACGTTAAACACACATTCACCGATGCTGCACTTCACCAGGGAATTATCATAGCCGACGAAACTGACCAGTATTCCATTAAGCTGGTTCAGGAAATCGCATTGGGCATCGGAAATAAACTGTGA
- a CDS encoding TCP-1/cpn60 chaperonin family protein, protein MAGQLGGQPIFILREGTERSRGREAQSNNIMAAKAVANAVRTTLGPKGMDKMLVDGLGDVVITNDGVTILREMDIEHPAAKMVVEVAKTQDDEVGDGTTTAAVLAGELLKVSEELLEQDVHPTIIASGYRMAADKTIEILKTIVINVDENDDEMLLKISNTAITGKGAESTKNKLSKLIVRAVRSVVEVEGGKKVVDIDNIKMEKKVGASVEESELIEGMVIDKERVHPNMPKQVKNAKIALISEPVEFKKTEVDAEISITSPDQLQQFLDQEEKMLKEMVDKIINSGANVVVCQKGIDDMAQHYLAKAGILAIRRVKKSDMEKLSRASGASVVTNVDEISDSDLGHAALAEEKKIGGDNMIYITGCKNPKAVSIIIRGGTEHVVDSIERAMEDALRVVGVTIEDGKVVAGGGSPEIELSLRLREYASTLKGREQLAVSKFADALEVIPRTLAENAGLDPIDMLVELRSQHEKGNKNAGLDVYTGNVIDMLANGVVEPLRVKTQAINSATEAAVMILRIDDVIASKGGSPGDMPPEMMGGGGMPPGMGGMM, encoded by the coding sequence ATGGCAGGACAATTAGGTGGACAGCCAATATTCATATTGCGAGAAGGAACCGAACGCTCAAGGGGAAGAGAAGCCCAGAGTAACAATATCATGGCAGCTAAAGCAGTAGCTAATGCCGTGAGAACTACGCTGGGACCGAAAGGAATGGACAAGATGCTTGTAGATGGCCTTGGAGATGTAGTGATCACCAATGACGGTGTTACCATCCTCAGGGAAATGGATATCGAGCATCCGGCAGCCAAAATGGTTGTTGAAGTGGCCAAAACCCAGGATGACGAGGTGGGCGACGGTACCACAACTGCAGCAGTTCTTGCAGGAGAATTACTGAAGGTATCAGAAGAATTGCTGGAACAGGATGTGCATCCTACTATTATTGCCAGCGGTTACCGGATGGCTGCTGATAAGACAATAGAGATACTCAAAACAATCGTGATAAATGTAGATGAGAACGACGATGAAATGTTGCTGAAGATCTCTAACACTGCAATTACCGGTAAAGGTGCCGAAAGCACAAAGAACAAGCTTTCAAAACTGATCGTGAGAGCAGTACGATCTGTTGTTGAAGTAGAGGGCGGCAAGAAAGTGGTGGACATCGACAATATCAAGATGGAGAAAAAGGTCGGTGCCAGCGTTGAAGAATCTGAACTCATCGAGGGTATGGTCATTGACAAAGAACGTGTCCATCCCAACATGCCAAAACAGGTAAAGAACGCTAAGATTGCATTAATAAGTGAACCTGTGGAGTTCAAGAAGACTGAAGTTGATGCCGAGATCAGTATCACTTCCCCTGACCAGCTGCAGCAGTTCCTGGACCAGGAAGAGAAGATGCTCAAGGAAATGGTTGACAAGATAATCAATAGCGGTGCTAATGTTGTCGTGTGCCAGAAAGGCATTGACGATATGGCTCAGCATTATCTGGCAAAAGCCGGTATCCTGGCAATCAGGCGTGTCAAGAAAAGCGATATGGAAAAATTATCCCGCGCATCCGGTGCCAGTGTAGTCACCAATGTGGATGAGATCTCCGATTCAGACCTGGGACATGCTGCCTTAGCTGAAGAGAAAAAGATCGGCGGAGACAACATGATCTATATTACAGGCTGCAAGAACCCAAAAGCGGTAAGCATTATTATCCGCGGTGGTACTGAGCATGTGGTTGACAGTATTGAGCGTGCAATGGAAGATGCACTGCGCGTAGTCGGTGTTACCATCGAGGACGGAAAAGTGGTGGCTGGCGGCGGTAGTCCTGAAATAGAACTTTCATTGAGGCTCAGGGAATATGCTTCTACATTGAAGGGAAGGGAACAGCTTGCAGTGAGCAAGTTCGCTGACGCGCTTGAAGTGATCCCAAGGACCCTTGCCGAGAATGCTGGACTGGACCCCATTGATATGCTGGTAGAATTAAGGTCGCAGCATGAGAAAGGCAATAAGAACGCTGGTCTTGATGTCTATACAGGTAATGTGATCGATATGCTGGCCAACGGTGTTGTAGAGCCTTTGAGGGTCAAGACCCAGGCTATTAACAGTGCTACCGAGGCAGCAGTTATGATCCTGAGAATTGATGACGTCATTGCATCCAAAGGCGGCAGTCCAGGTGATATGCCCCCTGAGATGATGGGCGGCGGCGGAATGCCACCCGGCATGGGCGGAATGATGTAA
- a CDS encoding pyruvate ferredoxin oxidoreductase, with translation MQEFKSLKDLPEQDYFTGGSSTCAGCGPSMGLKLALKVLGPDTIIVNASGCMTLLPLYPNTPLKVSWIHNAIENASSTAAGVRHGLDMLGNGDMNVVVYAGDGATYDIGLASLSAAAAKNERIIYICYNNQSFGNTGFQWSTATPYGSETKTTPRGKDNPTGTTVVNKDMVKIMGAHRVYAATASLAYPVDFLNKLNRAKERDGFSYIELLGSCTAGWNYDPRMTVRISKLAVQCGMWPLYEIENGMLTLNKDFNELKPIDEFLKLQGRYRALPQDDVAKLQSLINEHWAELKEYNGKRYV, from the coding sequence ATGCAGGAGTTCAAAAGTCTCAAGGACCTGCCTGAACAGGATTATTTCACAGGCGGCTCATCAACGTGTGCAGGATGCGGCCCCTCCATGGGGCTGAAACTGGCACTCAAGGTACTCGGACCTGATACGATCATTGTTAATGCCTCCGGTTGCATGACGCTGCTGCCCCTGTATCCCAATACACCACTGAAGGTTAGCTGGATACACAATGCGATTGAGAATGCGTCATCAACCGCTGCCGGTGTCAGGCACGGCCTGGATATGCTGGGAAACGGGGATATGAACGTGGTGGTCTATGCCGGGGATGGTGCCACCTATGACATTGGTCTTGCATCACTGTCAGCAGCGGCGGCAAAGAACGAGCGCATCATTTATATCTGCTACAACAACCAGTCATTTGGCAACACGGGTTTCCAGTGGTCAACGGCAACACCCTATGGCAGCGAGACCAAGACCACGCCGAGGGGCAAGGATAATCCCACCGGTACTACTGTTGTTAACAAGGACATGGTAAAGATCATGGGTGCCCACAGGGTGTATGCAGCTACTGCTTCCCTGGCCTATCCTGTCGATTTCCTGAATAAATTGAACCGGGCTAAAGAGAGGGATGGATTTTCCTATATTGAACTATTGGGATCATGTACTGCCGGGTGGAATTATGACCCCAGAATGACGGTCAGGATATCCAAACTTGCTGTTCAATGCGGCATGTGGCCGCTCTATGAGATAGAGAACGGGATGCTGACGCTGAACAAAGATTTCAATGAACTCAAACCGATAGATGAATTCTTAAAACTACAGGGACGCTACCGTGCACTGCCGCAGGATGATGTGGCCAAGCTTCAGTCACTCATCAATGAGCACTGGGCAGAATTGAAAGAATATAATGGGAAAAGGTACGTCTGA
- a CDS encoding site-2 protease family protein yields the protein MIRTTKGQLFLDRIASVKGFWRVFADVGIPLMLLGMFLMFALIIFSDIAMFTSLEQETMPPPGELHQLRNIFLLPGINEFIPLVWGLIGLIVTLVVHEFSHAILCKVEDVKVKSMGIIMVLIPIGGFAEPDEEQLFGTSGDKREDEKTDEKQGIQPSGRRQRVRILSAGVMANFVTALIAFMLFFIVIGNIGVVTNVMITDVVPGSPAAELGLTDFTLITHVNGNQIENASAFYHFIDHLPSNEPVSLKIKKDGHLQDVVLTPDPELNGIISGARFENIVPGMPAENAGLRGGMLITSIDNISINNTQDFFNYMANTTQGQEITLGILDEKGNVNYTINLTGDPSGGDKGFIGISEFSTVVISRSTGLSVGEYPARELLHFLQMIPGLMGGVAGWVIILVLPFPNPFIGSFQGFSGTLSMFYEPIGVAAPLGVGIFWLANSLLWIGWLNFYVGLFNCLPMLPLDGGHVFKDTVHAILARLFGKGEQMGELAGKIATAFAILMLASLIFMIIAPYIAHGF from the coding sequence ATGATCCGCACTACGAAAGGGCAGTTATTTCTGGACCGTATTGCAAGTGTAAAGGGTTTCTGGCGAGTATTTGCTGATGTGGGAATTCCCCTCATGCTTTTGGGTATGTTCCTGATGTTCGCCCTGATAATATTTTCCGATATTGCAATGTTCACGTCACTGGAACAGGAAACAATGCCCCCTCCCGGTGAACTACATCAACTCAGGAACATTTTCCTGTTACCCGGTATCAACGAGTTCATACCTCTGGTATGGGGTCTAATCGGACTTATTGTTACCCTGGTAGTGCACGAATTTTCTCATGCTATTTTGTGCAAGGTGGAAGATGTAAAGGTCAAATCGATGGGAATCATAATGGTCCTGATTCCCATAGGCGGATTCGCTGAACCCGACGAGGAACAGCTTTTTGGCACATCCGGTGACAAAAGAGAAGATGAAAAAACGGATGAGAAACAAGGTATACAGCCAAGTGGTCGAAGACAGAGGGTACGGATACTCTCAGCCGGGGTAATGGCCAATTTCGTGACCGCTCTTATAGCTTTTATGCTTTTCTTTATTGTAATAGGGAACATCGGTGTTGTGACGAATGTTATGATAACGGATGTGGTGCCTGGGTCACCGGCTGCTGAATTGGGATTGACCGATTTTACCCTTATAACCCATGTGAATGGTAATCAGATTGAAAATGCATCTGCGTTCTATCATTTTATTGATCATCTTCCTTCAAATGAGCCTGTGAGCCTGAAAATAAAAAAAGACGGACATTTGCAGGATGTGGTATTGACACCAGATCCTGAATTGAACGGCATCATCAGCGGGGCAAGGTTCGAGAATATCGTCCCTGGAATGCCTGCGGAAAATGCAGGGCTCAGGGGAGGTATGTTGATAACCAGTATCGATAACATCTCAATAAATAATACACAGGACTTTTTTAATTACATGGCAAATACCACACAGGGACAGGAGATCACCCTTGGTATCCTCGATGAAAAGGGAAACGTAAATTATACCATTAACCTGACAGGCGACCCATCCGGTGGAGATAAGGGCTTTATTGGTATCAGCGAGTTTTCAACAGTAGTCATTTCAAGGTCTACAGGCTTGTCTGTGGGAGAATATCCTGCAAGGGAACTCCTTCATTTCCTGCAGATGATACCCGGATTGATGGGAGGTGTGGCAGGTTGGGTAATAATCCTGGTACTTCCATTCCCCAATCCATTTATTGGTAGTTTCCAGGGATTCAGTGGAACACTCTCCATGTTCTATGAACCAATCGGAGTGGCTGCACCCCTGGGTGTCGGTATATTCTGGCTGGCCAATTCCCTGCTCTGGATAGGCTGGCTGAACTTCTATGTGGGATTATTCAACTGCCTGCCCATGTTACCCCTGGATGGTGGACACGTTTTCAAAGATACCGTACATGCAATACTTGCACGTTTGTTCGGAAAAGGGGAACAGATGGGTGAATTAGCAGGGAAGATTGCCACTGCCTTTGCAATTCTTATGCTGGCCTCGCTGATATTCATGATAATTGCTCCATACATTGCTCACGGATTTTAG
- a CDS encoding 4Fe-4S binding protein gives MREEELAYKGIEGIPIIKEPGSASKINRGSWRLVRPVHHREKCTKCKICYTYCPDAAINWTSDGPEINLTSCKGCMICVEECPTHAMAEEKEAT, from the coding sequence ATGAGGGAAGAAGAGTTGGCTTATAAAGGAATTGAAGGTATCCCCATTATTAAAGAACCGGGCAGTGCATCAAAGATCAACAGGGGCTCGTGGAGATTGGTCCGGCCTGTGCATCACCGGGAGAAATGCACTAAATGCAAGATATGTTACACGTACTGCCCTGACGCTGCTATTAACTGGACCTCTGATGGACCCGAGATCAACCTGACATCGTGCAAGGGGTGCATGATCTGTGTGGAAGAATGCCCGACGCATGCCATGGCCGAAGAGAAGGAGGCAACATGA